The Dendrosporobacter quercicolus genome includes a region encoding these proteins:
- a CDS encoding DNA cytosine methyltransferase — protein sequence MNSRFKVVSTFAGCGGSSLGYKLARGEVLLAVEWDNNAVATYRLNHPGTPVYHGDIAQLSVGEVLRITGLKPGELDLLDGSPPCQGFSMSGKRDADDDRNQLFREYVRLLQGLRPKVFVMENVSSGMVKGKMKVIFAEILRALKASGYRVKARLMNAKYFNVPQSRERMIFIGIREDLGIEPSHPRPQARPITVRQALRGCVPEEIPMLNEKYAAIWRRVPIGSDMGDALNLNGHYSDVVKLHPDRPSRTLVKTQTGRGFATLCHWEEPRAISIAEAKRLGSFPDDFQFIGSYSEQWARIGNSVPPLFMKAIAEHIRDNILLSA from the coding sequence ATGAATTCCCGGTTTAAAGTCGTATCGACATTTGCCGGCTGCGGTGGCAGCTCACTCGGCTATAAGCTGGCTAGGGGAGAAGTTTTGCTGGCAGTCGAATGGGATAATAATGCGGTAGCTACGTATCGTCTGAACCATCCGGGGACGCCTGTGTACCATGGCGATATCGCTCAACTGAGTGTTGGCGAAGTGCTGCGAATTACGGGCCTAAAACCGGGAGAATTGGATTTGCTTGACGGCAGTCCACCTTGCCAGGGATTCAGCATGTCGGGTAAGCGAGATGCTGACGATGACCGCAACCAGCTGTTCCGTGAATATGTAAGGCTACTGCAAGGACTGCGTCCGAAAGTCTTTGTTATGGAAAATGTATCTTCTGGTATGGTCAAAGGGAAAATGAAGGTTATATTTGCTGAGATTTTACGTGCGCTAAAAGCAAGCGGGTATCGCGTTAAAGCTAGGTTAATGAATGCCAAGTATTTCAATGTACCGCAAAGCAGGGAGAGGATGATTTTTATCGGCATTCGGGAAGATTTGGGCATAGAGCCCAGCCATCCAAGACCGCAGGCGCGGCCGATCACCGTGAGGCAAGCTTTGCGAGGGTGCGTTCCAGAAGAAATTCCTATGCTGAATGAAAAGTATGCAGCTATCTGGCGCAGAGTACCGATTGGCAGCGACATGGGCGATGCCCTCAACCTGAACGGGCATTATAGTGATGTGGTAAAACTGCATCCGGACAGGCCGTCAAGGACTCTGGTAAAAACGCAGACCGGCAGAGGCTTTGCTACACTTTGCCATTGGGAAGAGCCGCGGGCGATTAGCATCGCCGAGGCCAAGCGCTTGGGAAGTTTTCCGGACGACTTTCAATTTATCGGCTCATACAGCGAGCAGTGGGCAAGGATCGGTAATTCAGTACCGCCGTTATTCATGAAGGCAATTGCCGAACATATTCGCGACAATATTTTGTTGTCTGCATAA
- a CDS encoding ParB/Srx family N-terminal domain-containing protein: MNTITAGGIAVHCSHDEIVDISTLIPHPRNPHQHPDKQIQLLARIIQYQGWRTPITVSIQSGYIVRGHGRLLAALYLDVGQVPIDCQNYSSEEDEYADLIADNRIAELAVMDPTLLAEILEDLQASELDLDLTGYNAEEFADIVKQFSIPDQEFPEYDESVADTVKKVTCPQCGHEFPV, translated from the coding sequence TTGAATACAATTACTGCCGGCGGGATCGCCGTTCATTGCTCCCATGATGAGATCGTCGATATTTCCACTCTTATTCCCCATCCTCGCAATCCCCACCAGCATCCGGACAAGCAGATCCAATTGCTGGCTAGGATTATTCAGTACCAGGGATGGCGAACGCCGATTACTGTCAGTATACAATCCGGCTATATTGTACGTGGTCATGGCCGCTTGCTGGCAGCATTGTATTTGGATGTTGGTCAAGTGCCTATAGATTGCCAAAATTATTCATCAGAAGAGGATGAATACGCTGATCTTATCGCCGATAATCGAATTGCGGAACTGGCGGTAATGGATCCAACCCTGTTAGCCGAAATCCTGGAGGATCTGCAGGCCAGCGAACTGGATCTCGACTTAACCGGTTACAACGCGGAGGAATTTGCCGACATTGTTAAACAGTTTAGTATTCCCGATCAAGAATTCCCTGAGTATGACGAAAGCGTGGCGGACACGGTTAAAAAAGTAACATGTCCACAATGCGGGCATGAATTCCCGGTTTAA
- a CDS encoding site-specific DNA-methyltransferase gives MNYADGIPVHCAFTELADVMILVPNPRNPNQHPQKQIEMLAKIIKNQGWRAPITVSSRSGFVVRGHGRLLAAQLLGVGQVPVDRQNYATEAEEWADLVADNRIAELSQIDDALLAELVTDISAGDFDIGLTGYNDKQLDNLLADFRAPVKEDDFDTAAAAAAIKEPVTKSGDIWQLGRHRLMCGDATVMADVEKLMDGRKAAMVFTDPPYNVAYEGATAEKLTIRNDDMPTEQFNEFLKVAFTSMLEAVDAGGAIYVCHADSEGSNFRGALQDAGWLLKQCLIWVKNQFVLGRQDYQWRHEPILYGWKPGGAHCWYGGRKQGTVIDEAAPITVRQEGNGALLTFTAGVQTVTIRVPSYEVLQAGDDSMTSVWRFEKPLRNGEHPTMKPIGLCARAIQNSSRLGEITADFFGGAGSTLMAAEQTDRVCYMMEIDPVYCDVIIRRWEEFSQQKAICL, from the coding sequence ATGAATTATGCTGACGGGATTCCGGTACATTGCGCGTTTACCGAACTGGCCGACGTCATGATACTGGTCCCGAATCCTCGAAATCCGAATCAGCATCCTCAGAAACAAATCGAGATGCTGGCCAAAATCATCAAAAACCAGGGCTGGCGCGCGCCGATCACCGTGAGCTCCCGCTCCGGTTTCGTCGTACGCGGCCACGGGCGGCTGCTGGCGGCGCAACTTTTAGGAGTGGGGCAAGTACCTGTAGATCGGCAGAATTATGCTACAGAGGCCGAAGAATGGGCCGATCTCGTCGCTGATAACCGAATAGCCGAGCTGTCTCAGATCGACGATGCCCTGCTCGCTGAACTGGTTACCGATATCAGCGCCGGTGATTTCGACATTGGTTTGACTGGCTATAACGACAAGCAGCTCGACAACCTGCTGGCCGACTTCCGCGCCCCGGTGAAAGAAGATGATTTCGACACGGCTGCAGCCGCTGCCGCGATCAAAGAGCCGGTGACCAAGTCCGGCGACATCTGGCAGCTCGGTCGGCACCGCCTGATGTGCGGCGATGCCACGGTAATGGCAGATGTGGAAAAGCTTATGGACGGCCGGAAAGCGGCTATGGTATTCACGGATCCGCCGTACAATGTCGCCTATGAAGGCGCCACGGCTGAAAAGTTAACAATCAGGAATGACGATATGCCTACAGAACAATTTAACGAATTTCTAAAAGTAGCATTTACCTCCATGTTGGAGGCTGTAGATGCCGGCGGCGCCATTTATGTCTGCCACGCCGACTCCGAAGGCAGTAACTTCCGTGGCGCGCTGCAGGATGCCGGGTGGCTGCTCAAGCAGTGCCTGATCTGGGTAAAGAACCAATTCGTACTTGGCCGGCAAGACTACCAATGGCGGCATGAACCAATCCTGTACGGCTGGAAACCAGGCGGCGCTCATTGCTGGTACGGTGGACGCAAACAGGGTACCGTTATCGACGAAGCAGCGCCCATTACCGTCCGCCAAGAGGGCAATGGGGCGTTGCTTACGTTTACAGCCGGTGTTCAGACTGTGACCATCAGGGTTCCGTCCTATGAGGTGTTGCAAGCCGGTGATGATAGCATGACTAGTGTCTGGCGTTTCGAAAAGCCGCTCAGAAACGGTGAGCATCCGACTATGAAGCCGATCGGGCTTTGCGCCCGAGCGATACAAAATTCAAGCCGGCTAGGTGAAATAACGGCTGACTTTTTTGGAGGTGCAGGCAGTACTCTGATGGCGGCCGAGCAGACTGACCGCGTTTGCTACATGATGGAGATTGATCCGGTGTACTGTGATGTTATCATTCGGCGATGGGAAGAATTCTCGCAGCAAAAAGCCATTTGTCTATAA
- a CDS encoding DUF1492 domain-containing protein, with product MNKERISSKHEQIIKLAVKAVREYDEEQRKSKHDKRLRNTKLLLDNFQALQEHCKNAIYDIKMAKENAIDILDELLDKEDDVYIESIKRSVTRTSIIVSHVNAMLDIYEIYCQKARKADERRGHRVLKATYFEDISIEEIMKKENISQKTYYRDVNRASDRLSALIFGIDGIF from the coding sequence ATGAACAAAGAACGAATTAGCTCAAAACACGAACAAATTATCAAGCTAGCCGTCAAGGCCGTTCGCGAGTATGACGAGGAGCAAAGAAAGTCTAAGCATGATAAGAGATTGCGTAATACTAAGTTGTTGCTGGATAACTTTCAGGCTCTTCAAGAACATTGTAAAAACGCCATTTACGATATAAAAATGGCTAAAGAAAATGCTATTGATATTCTAGATGAGTTACTTGATAAAGAGGATGACGTATACATAGAATCTATAAAGCGTAGTGTCACCCGAACCAGTATTATTGTGTCCCACGTTAATGCCATGCTGGATATATACGAAATATACTGCCAAAAAGCAAGGAAAGCCGATGAAAGAAGGGGGCATAGGGTGCTAAAAGCAACTTATTTTGAAGATATCAGCATAGAAGAAATCATGAAAAAAGAAAATATTTCTCAAAAAACCTATTACCGCGATGTCAATAGGGCAAGCGATCGCCTTAGCGCCTTAATATTCGGGATAGATGGGATTTTTTAA
- a CDS encoding DUF5651 domain-containing protein, translating to MNAYLSREEKQSFVRATALVALIEETINGYASAKSTDPEFLKYLRMGRSMLAKALTMRGDALDSDVKIEFAKQLAKLEFICVPRQEAKKAHAEMLALKTIIPMQIQDFEDWYCAVIETTCKRCCSEQYQECLIRSILTKYGVYPIDPEAKEKCQYSYVGTSEAEELQQVVDDTVPAEAYNMAVSELAATKIKAASLEEQLAEYNQLKAELLEILYCEEGRPENPSPADLIAEIHLLRDRVTFCEEKLGIANKALTDLHRQISENATACIEIEPQEGERQSVWDEQDRLPVLVTLVNGQKLDLFLTEYMAMNLLFELQNPEPAARAICAKQMQDELVVIDMQQVVSMQVIGLEDGSWQRQAERPTVKPQAQQFPPGIDTTARERYRVECKCGAEYFCSMNAGRYKARCRNCNETVFADRKAALVPDPMDGAAATLLTNRYWVERNDGYSGRASELSALTESNPALPDQAPQESYRGFKYTGRDKRYADPCNLLE from the coding sequence TTGAACGCATACTTATCTCGTGAAGAAAAACAAAGCTTCGTTCGGGCTACCGCGCTGGTAGCCCTGATCGAGGAAACGATAAACGGTTATGCATCTGCCAAAAGTACAGATCCCGAGTTTTTAAAATACCTCCGCATGGGCCGTTCCATGCTGGCCAAGGCCCTGACGATGCGCGGCGATGCTCTGGACTCTGATGTAAAAATAGAGTTCGCGAAGCAATTAGCCAAGCTCGAATTTATATGCGTGCCGCGACAGGAGGCGAAAAAAGCCCATGCGGAAATGCTGGCACTCAAGACCATTATCCCAATGCAAATTCAGGATTTTGAAGACTGGTATTGCGCGGTTATAGAAACTACATGCAAGCGGTGCTGCAGCGAACAGTATCAGGAATGCCTGATTCGCAGCATTCTTACAAAATACGGCGTTTACCCGATTGATCCGGAGGCTAAGGAGAAATGCCAATACAGCTATGTGGGAACGTCAGAAGCTGAGGAGCTGCAGCAAGTGGTTGATGATACTGTTCCGGCCGAAGCGTACAATATGGCTGTATCTGAACTCGCTGCCACGAAAATAAAAGCTGCAAGCCTGGAAGAGCAATTGGCAGAATATAACCAGCTGAAGGCTGAATTACTTGAGATCCTTTACTGTGAAGAGGGCCGCCCGGAAAATCCGAGTCCGGCTGACCTTATTGCGGAAATACATTTACTTCGGGATCGGGTTACCTTTTGTGAAGAAAAACTGGGTATAGCCAATAAAGCGCTTACCGATCTTCACCGGCAAATTTCCGAAAACGCTACAGCCTGCATCGAGATTGAACCGCAGGAAGGCGAGCGGCAATCAGTATGGGACGAGCAGGATCGTCTGCCTGTCCTCGTTACTCTGGTCAATGGTCAAAAATTAGACCTTTTTCTTACTGAGTACATGGCCATGAACCTTTTATTCGAACTCCAAAACCCGGAACCGGCTGCCCGCGCAATTTGCGCTAAGCAAATGCAAGATGAACTGGTTGTAATTGATATGCAGCAGGTTGTATCGATGCAGGTTATTGGGCTTGAAGACGGGAGTTGGCAGCGGCAGGCAGAGAGGCCGACAGTAAAACCTCAAGCACAGCAATTTCCCCCTGGGATCGACACCACCGCCCGCGAGCGGTACCGCGTGGAGTGCAAGTGCGGTGCAGAGTATTTTTGTAGCATGAACGCCGGCCGGTATAAGGCGCGCTGCCGAAATTGCAATGAGACGGTGTTCGCCGATCGCAAGGCGGCGCTGGTTCCGGACCCAATGGATGGAGCAGCGGCCACGCTACTGACAAACCGGTATTGGGTGGAGCGTAACGATGGATATTCTGGGCGTGCTTCTGAGTTATCTGCATTGACAGAGAGCAATCCTGCACTGCCAGACCAAGCGCCGCAGGAATCTTATCGAGGATTTAAGTACACGGGCCGCGACAAGCGTTATGCGGACCCATGCAATTTGCTTGAGTGA
- a CDS encoding BRO-N domain-containing protein — protein sequence MKNLMIFNNPEFGSVRVVKYDDRKYVVGNDVAKILEYEDYNRAVRDHCRGGVTYPVTDALGRERETKIIPIGDVYRLIVHAADQSRNLEIKAKAERFESWIFDIVLPSIHETGKYELHETAPRALLPALNIITSVAQKAKQQAFTSTFANENHNEIALAVTEIFADTTGDDAFLEMMDKFREQIAIQGEMDRHSDQVSSGFAHHNEEYLTVREAVSLYGHGQRFFYGTLRYRGYIRFEDMPTRNKYLKRPVMRLTDAGREVAEEVLNVAGRNFRQPYSFRWKKELIEEIDRYMQGYEYDDEEEE from the coding sequence ATGAAAAATCTAATGATTTTTAATAATCCTGAATTTGGATCTGTTCGGGTTGTGAAATACGATGACAGGAAATACGTGGTGGGGAATGACGTTGCAAAGATTTTGGAGTACGAAGATTATAATCGGGCGGTTCGAGACCATTGCCGTGGGGGTGTAACTTACCCGGTAACCGATGCGCTCGGCAGAGAACGGGAAACAAAAATCATTCCTATTGGCGATGTCTACCGTCTCATTGTTCACGCCGCCGATCAGAGCCGCAATCTTGAAATTAAGGCCAAAGCAGAGCGCTTTGAAAGCTGGATATTCGATATTGTTTTGCCGAGCATTCATGAGACCGGCAAGTATGAGCTCCACGAAACAGCGCCAAGAGCACTACTTCCTGCCTTAAACATTATTACAAGCGTTGCGCAAAAAGCAAAACAGCAAGCCTTTACCAGTACCTTTGCCAACGAAAACCATAACGAGATCGCCCTGGCGGTCACGGAAATATTTGCTGACACCACTGGTGATGACGCTTTTCTTGAAATGATGGACAAGTTTCGCGAACAAATCGCCATTCAAGGCGAGATGGACAGGCATTCCGATCAGGTAAGCAGCGGCTTTGCCCATCACAACGAAGAGTACTTGACCGTTCGGGAGGCGGTCAGCCTGTACGGCCACGGCCAGCGCTTCTTTTACGGCACGCTTCGGTACCGGGGATATATCAGGTTTGAGGATATGCCAACCCGGAATAAGTACCTGAAAAGACCGGTGATGCGCCTTACAGATGCCGGTCGCGAAGTCGCGGAGGAAGTGCTCAATGTCGCTGGCCGGAATTTCCGGCAGCCATATTCGTTCCGCTGGAAGAAAGAGCTGATTGAGGAGATCGATCGGTATATGCAGGGATATGAGTATGACGATGAGGAGGAAGAATAG
- a CDS encoding DUF927 domain-containing protein — protein sequence MQEDIDKLVDWKQFYSQYLPGLKPKGDELHGLCPFHNEKNPSFGIKIKTGQYKCLSCGASGNAWTFLQEYKSMSKEEATKTIMDFAGIKPAASKTSARRPKFTIEEYATVKRLDIEKLQSYGIKNSHKGMVLPYMDEKGNLMATRYRHSLKGGPRFTWVRGSKVTPYGLWMLRIAKEKGYIIIVEGESDCHTLWEHDIPALGVPGADTFQPRWAQHFEGLNVYLYKEPEQSGEIFIKKVCKGLLENHFSGKVYLLLLQSHKDPSDLHLAGQDVFKEQWAAAINMANPLDIRIASCLAEKVIDDQPFTPIRPENWRYSEYGVYGLDEKGIEEKISPLPVIITKRLQDVDTQTEKLEVAWRRHGKWESIKAEKATLFQYSKIAELANTGMPVSSKNAKEMVSYLFDMEAANMEFLPTVHSVSHLGWLGKDQFLPGHAGEIALDMDAKRGMHFLVNGFEKAGDFDVWKTCMEYVIQNPIAQLMLAGSFASPLLQIIGHRNFIIHVWGASKGGKTAAMKAALSVWGNPERIMVSFNATQVGLERTCQFLNNLPLGVDERQLAGDKQEFLDKLVYAVSAGQGKTRGDKGGGLQAKAFWNLVVLTTGEESLAGDTSHSGVRTRALELYGIPLPDEKEASNVHRVTDLHYGHAGVIFMKHVLEELRREKDFFHKEYSNVYRQLQDKWPHIAQPHISAIAVLSVAHYWARQWVWGITEEQAKEEMIRMAVAGVDLLSTSQETDYVDRAWDFTAAWIASNDDRFREKCHQEQYGYYDSLLNQYWLVPSIYKKVLTEAGYSVSRVLREFYEKGFIDAQSAGGGKMTFSVMKRWKDKSIRMIVLKKTLEID from the coding sequence GTGCAAGAGGATATAGATAAACTCGTTGACTGGAAACAATTTTATTCGCAGTATTTACCAGGACTTAAACCAAAGGGCGATGAGCTGCATGGCCTTTGCCCTTTTCATAATGAAAAAAATCCTAGTTTTGGCATCAAGATTAAAACAGGTCAATATAAATGCCTGTCCTGCGGCGCGAGCGGAAACGCCTGGACGTTTTTACAGGAATATAAAAGCATGTCCAAGGAAGAGGCTACCAAGACCATTATGGACTTTGCCGGCATTAAGCCTGCTGCGTCAAAGACAAGTGCGAGAAGGCCTAAATTTACAATTGAGGAGTATGCAACAGTTAAGCGGCTGGACATCGAAAAGCTGCAATCATACGGCATCAAAAATTCGCATAAAGGTATGGTTCTTCCCTATATGGATGAAAAGGGCAACCTGATGGCCACCCGGTACCGGCACTCACTTAAGGGAGGGCCTAGATTTACCTGGGTAAGGGGTTCCAAGGTCACGCCCTACGGCCTATGGATGCTGCGCATAGCCAAAGAAAAAGGCTATATCATCATTGTGGAGGGCGAATCAGATTGCCATACGCTCTGGGAGCATGATATTCCCGCATTAGGTGTGCCAGGTGCAGATACTTTTCAGCCGCGCTGGGCACAGCATTTTGAAGGTCTTAATGTATATTTATACAAAGAACCTGAACAAAGTGGTGAGATTTTTATTAAAAAAGTCTGCAAGGGACTACTTGAGAATCATTTCTCGGGCAAGGTCTATTTATTACTTTTGCAGAGTCACAAGGATCCTTCTGATCTGCACCTGGCTGGTCAGGATGTTTTTAAGGAGCAGTGGGCTGCGGCAATAAACATGGCCAACCCACTCGACATCCGAATCGCGTCCTGCCTGGCCGAAAAGGTCATTGACGATCAGCCTTTTACTCCAATCCGGCCAGAGAATTGGCGATATTCTGAGTATGGTGTATACGGCTTAGACGAAAAAGGCATAGAGGAAAAAATATCACCGCTGCCAGTTATCATAACCAAGCGGCTGCAAGACGTTGATACGCAGACCGAAAAGCTGGAAGTCGCCTGGCGGCGCCATGGGAAATGGGAATCCATAAAAGCAGAAAAAGCCACGCTGTTTCAGTACTCGAAAATTGCGGAATTAGCCAATACTGGTATGCCGGTATCCAGCAAGAACGCGAAAGAAATGGTATCTTATTTATTCGACATGGAGGCGGCAAATATGGAGTTTTTACCAACCGTGCATTCAGTGTCTCACCTAGGCTGGTTGGGAAAAGATCAATTTTTACCGGGACACGCCGGAGAAATCGCGCTTGATATGGATGCCAAACGCGGCATGCACTTTTTAGTCAACGGTTTTGAAAAAGCCGGTGATTTCGATGTATGGAAGACCTGCATGGAGTACGTCATCCAAAACCCGATTGCGCAGCTCATGCTGGCCGGCAGCTTTGCTTCGCCACTCTTGCAGATTATCGGCCACCGTAACTTTATTATTCATGTCTGGGGCGCGTCTAAGGGCGGCAAGACCGCGGCCATGAAGGCGGCACTCAGCGTCTGGGGCAATCCGGAACGGATCATGGTCAGTTTTAACGCAACGCAAGTCGGACTTGAAAGAACCTGCCAGTTTTTAAACAATTTGCCTCTGGGTGTGGATGAGCGGCAGCTGGCCGGCGACAAGCAGGAATTTCTGGATAAGCTGGTCTATGCTGTATCGGCTGGCCAGGGCAAAACCCGCGGCGACAAGGGCGGCGGGCTGCAAGCCAAGGCTTTTTGGAATTTGGTGGTCTTAACCACCGGTGAGGAAAGCCTGGCCGGCGACACTTCGCATTCCGGCGTGCGGACCCGGGCGCTGGAGCTCTACGGGATCCCGCTGCCGGACGAAAAAGAGGCCAGCAACGTCCACCGGGTGACGGACCTGCATTATGGGCATGCCGGGGTAATCTTTATGAAACATGTTCTGGAGGAGTTGCGCAGGGAGAAAGATTTTTTCCACAAGGAGTATTCCAATGTTTACCGGCAGCTCCAGGATAAATGGCCGCATATTGCACAGCCGCACATTAGCGCGATCGCCGTGTTGAGTGTAGCGCATTATTGGGCGCGGCAGTGGGTTTGGGGCATTACCGAAGAGCAGGCCAAGGAGGAAATGATCCGAATGGCGGTGGCGGGAGTGGATCTTTTGAGTACATCACAGGAAACTGACTACGTTGACCGGGCTTGGGATTTCACGGCGGCCTGGATCGCGTCAAATGATGATCGGTTCAGAGAGAAATGCCACCAAGAGCAATATGGATATTACGATTCACTGCTAAATCAATACTGGCTTGTACCAAGTATTTACAAAAAGGTGTTGACCGAAGCGGGTTACTCGGTCAGCCGGGTGCTTAGAGAGTTCTATGAAAAAGGGTTCATCGATGCGCAAAGCGCCGGCGGCGGCAAAATGACTTTCAGCGTGATGAAGCGATGGAAAGACAAATCAATTCGCATGATTGTCCTGAAAAAAACGCTTGAAATTGATTGA
- a CDS encoding putative metallopeptidase, translating to MAAEFYEASEELKEIARELIEETHSHLIEADIKYLFRTGNWEVKKRETWGQAKKVGKEVNFLTGYDFIIIIHRDVWDQLNGKEKHALLDHELQHCSAGTDDAGNKVWYIQGHDVEDFYAIIRRHGLWSKALRKMETLLNQTELDLQEPEPAEELPELPGGPDLAELPGRPTLQIVGSAPKQLEAPEADETEETDFIDIEVVESNDTGTEG from the coding sequence ATGGCAGCCGAATTTTATGAGGCTTCAGAGGAGCTAAAAGAAATAGCCAGAGAGCTAATTGAGGAAACCCATAGCCATCTTATTGAGGCAGATATAAAGTATCTGTTCCGGACCGGCAACTGGGAAGTCAAAAAGCGCGAAACATGGGGACAAGCCAAGAAAGTCGGGAAGGAAGTCAATTTCTTAACCGGATATGATTTTATCATCATTATCCATCGCGACGTGTGGGATCAGCTTAACGGCAAAGAAAAGCATGCACTCTTAGACCATGAACTGCAGCACTGCTCGGCCGGTACCGATGACGCCGGTAACAAAGTTTGGTATATCCAGGGCCATGACGTAGAGGATTTTTACGCAATTATCCGGCGCCATGGATTATGGTCCAAAGCTTTACGCAAAATGGAAACCCTTTTGAATCAAACGGAACTCGATTTACAAGAGCCCGAACCAGCGGAAGAATTACCGGAACTTCCAGGCGGGCCGGATCTGGCGGAGCTGCCCGGCAGGCCAACCTTACAGATCGTAGGTTCAGCGCCTAAGCAACTGGAGGCGCCAGAAGCGGATGAAACTGAAGAAACAGATTTTATTGATATAGAGGTTGTCGAGAGCAATGATACCGGTACCGAAGGATAA